The Pochonia chlamydosporia 170 chromosome 1, whole genome shotgun sequence genome window below encodes:
- a CDS encoding alanine aminotransferase (similar to Coccidioides immitis RS XP_001247495.1), producing MRLTRDNINQHVVRAEYAVRGELAVKSEEYRALLKNGDNSLPFDQVISANIGNPQQLDQKPITFFRQVLSLLENPELLKKEDVLINGLGYKTDVIERAKWLLKQVGSVGAYSASAGAPAIKESIAAFLERRDGFPADPSKIYLSTGASSGVNTLLHVICADKNSGIMIPIPQYPLYTATLSLLDAQAVPYYLDESKSWGTSFETIKAAYEKGKADGLDVRCIVIINPGNPTGASLSEEDVRSVIDFAREENLVIMADEVYQTNVFVGQFHSFKGVLRKLQKENPGKYDGVELASLHSISKGMVGECGHRGGYFELVGFNAEVEAQIYKFVSIMLCAPVIGQCLVELMVNPPKVGEPSYELYNKEYSGIHEGLRERATALHKAFSQMEGVECAEPQGAMYLFPTIQLPAKAHEAAAAEKRTADEFYCMKLLEATGVCLVPGSGFGQKEGTLHFRTTFLAPGTEWVAGIVKFHKEFMDKYR from the exons ATGAGACTGACCCGCGATAATATTAACCAGCACGTCGTGCGTGCCGAGTACGCCGTCCGTGGTGAGCTTGCCGTCAAATCAGAGGAGTACCGTGCCCTCCTCAAGAACGGTGACAACTCCCTGCCCTTCGATCAGGTCATCTCGGCCAACATCGGAAACCCCCAGCAACTCGACCAGAAGCCCATTACCTTTTTCAGACAGGTCCTCAGCTTGCTGGAGAACCCTGAGCTTctgaagaaggaggatgttTTGATCAATGGCCTCGGATACAAGACTGATGTCATTGAGCGTGCCAAGTGGTTGCTGAAGCAGGTTGGCTCTGTGGGTGCCTACAGTGCCAGCGCTGGCGCCCCTGCTATTAAGGAGAGCATTGCTGCATTCCTGGAGC GCCGTGATGGCTTCCCCGCCGATCCGTCCAAGATCTACCTCTCGACCGGCGCCTCATCAGGTGTCAACACCCTCCTTCATGTTATTTGCGCCGACAAAAACTCAGGAATCATGATTCCCATCCCTCAGTACCCTCTCTACACCGCAACGCTCTCTCTCCTAGACGCCCAGGCCGTCCCGTACTACCTCGACGAGTCCAAGTCATGGGGAACCAGCTTTGAGACTATCAAGGCCGCCTACGAGAAGGGTAAAGCTGACGGTCTTGATGTCCGCTGCATCGTTATCATCAACCCCGGCAATCCTACCGGTGCTTCTCTCTCCGAGGAGGACGTCCGCTCTGTCATTGACTTTGCCAGAGAGGAGAACCTTGTCATCATGGCTGATGAGGTGTACCAGACCAACGTTTTCGTTGGTCAGTTCCACAGCTTCAAGGGCGTTCTGCGCAAGCTGCAAAAGGAGAACCCTGGCAAGTACGACGGCGTTGAGCTTGCTTCCCTGCATAGCATTTCCAAGGGTATGGTCGGCGAGTGTGGCCACCGCGGCGGTTACTTCGAGCTTGTCGGATTCAACGCCGAAGTCGAGGCTCAAATCTACAAGTTCGTCTCCATCATGCTCTGCGCCCCAGTCATCGGCCAGTGCCTGGTCGAGCTCATGGTGAACCCGCCCAAGGTCGGTGAGCCTTCATATGAGCTTTACAACAAGGAATACTCTGGAATCCATGAAGGTCTCCGCGAGCGTGCCACTGCTCTTCACAAGGCTTTTAGCCAGATGGAAGGCGTTGAATGCGCCGAGCCTCAAGGTGCAATGTATCTCTTCCCCACCATCCAGCTGCCCGCAAAGGCACACGAGGCGGCTGCCGCCGAAAAGCGCACCGCCGACGAGTTCTATTGCATGAAGTTGCTCGAGGCTACTGGTGTATGTCTTGTTCCGGGATCCGGTTTCGGCCAGAAAGAGGGCACTCTGCACTTTAGAACTACTTTCCTTGCCCCTGGTACAGAGTGGGTTGCTGGTATTGTCAAGTTCCACAAGGAGTTTATGGACAAGTACAGGTAA
- a CDS encoding WD repeat protein (similar to Coccidioides immitis RS XP_001247449.1): MKLSNPGTVPVYTISGASTARPLPDWLARRRKRSLKNDPEYQNRVELLQDFEFEEASNCIRVSEDGDWVMSTGTYKPQMHVHNLPQLSLSFTRHTNSLNHSFVLLSSDYSKSIHLQNDRRLEFHTPMGCHYEVRLPRYGRDVLYDRHATEALVPAVGLDSEGKGEVFRMNLEQGRFMKSYQIEVGGDDELTGGGLQGGIGVGSVNVAANAENTHNLMAFGTSIGTVEFWDPRSKSRAALLAGHDGEVTALDFNSSGLSLATGSSTGMVQLFDLRRPVALLKKDHGYGFPVKKLFHMTNSSQERKIMSADKRIIKLWDEATGDPWTSVEPVVDINDVAWCKNTGMLLTANEGKQQHAFFIPQLGPAPKWCSFLDSMVEEMAEEVHTETYDNYKFLTLPELKQLSLAHLIGKTNLLRPYMHGYFVASKLYEQAKLIVNPYAWEEERMKRVKDKVEKERASRIRGSKKVKVNQKLVDKILKKQENRDKIDTNAGVLGDDRFAQLFEDEEFMVDETSKEFQLLNPSTVVDQPVDPKAPTRYQAKDSDDESSDDDEAIRSTNRSKDDITMRISSTQNEGRPVRDTALGSRAHKSGRTTKTQRGDVGGERQVTFVPESKKKKQQEEAESTPRQQSRGGRRSASSNTFRRM; encoded by the coding sequence ATGAAGCTCTCCAATCCGGGGACAGTCCCGGTCTACACAATCTCTGGAGCTTCCACTGCCCGACCACTCCCAGATTGGCTCGCCCGTCGACGGAAGCGAAGTTTGAAAAATGATCCCGAATATCAAAACCGTGTTGAACTCCTTCAAGATTTCGAATTCGAGGAGGCTAGCAACTGCATTCGGGTGAGCGAAGATGGAGACTGGGTAATGAGCACCGGAACCTACAAACCGCAAATGCATGTACACAACCTCCCGCAGCTGTCTCTGTCGTTCACCCGCCACACAAATTCTCTGAACCACTCATTCGTTCTCCTTTCTTCCGACTACTCAAAGTCAATACATCTCCAAAATGATCGAAGACTCGAGTTTCATACACCAATGGGATGCCACTACGAAGTCCGACTGCCAAGATACGGCCGTGACGTGCTCTACGATCGCCATGCTACAGAGGCATTGGTGCCTGCGGTCGGCCTAGACTCAGAAGGTAAAGGAGAAGTGTTTCGCATGAATCTAGAGCAAGGACGTTTCATGAAATCGTACCAAATCGAAGTGGGTGGCGACGACGAGTTGACCGGCGGTGGGTTGCAGggcggcattggcgttggaagCGTCAACGTCGCCGCAAACGCGGAGAATACACACAACTTGATGGCATTCGGTACTTCAATAGGCACTGTCGAATTTTGGGACCCGCGTTCCAAGTCCAGAGCTGCATTACTAGCCGGGCACGACGGCGAGGTTACTGCACTAGACTTCAATTCGTCAGGATTGTCACTTGCTACTGGATCCTCTACTGGCATGGTCCAGCTTTTTGACCTGCGTCGCCCTGTCGCTCTGCTCAAGAAAGACCACGGATATGGCTTCCCTGTTAAGAAGCTTTTCCATATGACCAACTCTTCACAAGAAAGGAAGATCATGTCGGCTGATAAGCGAATTATTAAACTCTGGGACGAAGCAACGGGTGATCCATGGACATCGGTCGAACCCGTGGTTGATATAAATGATGTGGCATGGTGCAAGAATACTGGTATGCTCCTCACTGCCAATGAGGGCAAGCAACAACACGCGTTTTTCATTCCCCAGCTCGGCCCGGCGCCAAAGTGGTGCTCGTTCCTGGACAGTATGGTGGAAGAAATGGCAGAAGAAGTACACACGGAAACCTACGACAACTACAAGTTCTTGACTCTCCCAGAGTTGAAGCAACTGAGTCTGGCCCATTTGATTGGCAAGACAAACCTCTTGCGGCCATATATGCACGGATATTTTGTCGCTTCCAAGCTTTATGAGCAAGCTAAGCTGATTGTCAACCCATATGcatgggaggaggagagaatgAAGCGCGTCAAGGATAAGGTTGAGAAGGAACGCGCCAGTAGAATCCGCGGCAgcaagaaggtcaaggtcaatcAGAAACTGGTTGACAAGATTCTGAAGAAACAGGAGAACAGGGACAAGATTGATACCAACGCTGGCGTGTTGGGAGACGACCGTTTCGCCCAGCTTTtcgaagatgaagaattCATGGTGGACGAAACCAGCAAGGAATTCCAGCTACTCAACCCCAGCACGGTGGTTGACCAGCCAGTTGATCCTAAGGCTCCAACCCGTTATCAGGCCAAGGACTCTGATGATGAAtccagcgacgatgatgaagcaATTCGCTCTACAAACAGGTCTAAGGATGATATCACGATGAGAATTTCGTCAACACAAAATGAAGGCCGACCCGTACGGGATACAGCTCTGGGCTCACGAGCACACAAATCAGGACGTACAACGAAGACACAACGCGGTGATGTTGGCGGCGAACGCCAGGTAACATTTGTTCCTgaatccaagaagaagaagcagcaagaagaagccgagtCAACTCCTCGACAACAATCAAGAGGGGGGCGGCGGAGTGCCAGCTCCAACACCTTCAGGAGAATGTAA
- a CDS encoding mediator of RNA polymerase II transcription subunit 13 (similar to Marssonina brunnea f. sp. 'multigermtubi' MB_m1 XP_007294365.1) produces the protein MDAAEYDTNVFVVNNIASISFRVYEPSSDPPQSFGLAAIEIENTLREQGHIVYYDAARRGIWHFRIVGKEGSDEVSSQELDASLSLRGYSLTIGEEGSFEPSSLPKPRPQQPQTGHTPTSSTSSASALDQTQRHAPTSTSYLGPPGSQEQDSKGYTSSVVDSKSALGGSLSPKAYESFITATLLAVLSAFCSRTGSIPLNYRTILLAQDALGNDGSHDLAAEKVPTIGTFRAYLTTTGVLVICMGVSICHGLLSYGDMLNQAPSIPGQQILAAPFGVIASNQLPTPFEGGTASMAQTPNTQALSLRGAPDIHDSVWKQACLKFLQLRGIAQSKLTDCFWMNLLISRPKLQDAKNDSKRLQMSSSTVTIPWPGPLCFRKRPVEVSSTSRVGATILRGHEESHDPLGNAQSWFSSTSEREEKISKRKAERVATSSEGLNHDSRPSRPNGQSPLTLRRPSTAAAGSMYPTPPDALQNVNGVTPSLDGTLSSPGNPLSAVAVPPEADTNGSTSMAMAESFEPGQDFSEPKRQRSDSNLLGEAEHIFGDMGEDMFGDNDITEADFNFFDEEPEDIDLDAAMEEMSDAAMGANTSTEVPTVEEETPKAAEVLKPQTEIEKDPAVFAKPELRHAVSTQNDHSISRGRDHRPVSMKRESSPFDPQTVFKRVRASLAAAEHVSAITKDTSRMTKIFEKMDFDPTLPMINKKYEQGGQFDYGRDIPTERPRLETGMLPETDYLKRHGKLNRGLKDHRLYSGSLVGPLSGLEPPASGPSPTKLEPQMSEGEQSSAESDPDDSSYTTDEPTSPLKSSVKQAPVEDDAISQVTSLKELDVVEEPDHQLATELPRLSKPDTPELPLSMLFLDPEPLSLELTLSDEDLIQVAQILTEQAATGNLDLCNTGRHSKSCSLASQARPSLLNDARAALQQLREAVPNFLRGVEPVRLKGFLDIQDVLLQGQPRMQPRPIPGRDANAEKMRPSNLYQIPGPHLEVRRSDAKLSVLPSAVTFWESLGLAPSSGNKDITAVCVFPGWKGMVDNAKTFLGRIKSVYEVLRLGSVENMAIASDMDDGVVPYEVDRISTSPDATLTGHGSALVGSMETLRGALSNLTVSDTNIVVYFVYSPNNPGTIVEACAAFQRFFDSYQKDLTLRKEPATNELVLQLVSSDLLSSPTSVVVTSSPDLVKLCMETYDRCTLFGGPMPAPAIRLEQPLPRIIDFRLNTQPSVSLIRENSCIHVAYAQTVDERWVTAAWTDDRGNQQATASYCLGRKGRPLSRSMNEVAHEIWESTLDLISAWKVHWRIIITKCGPMDQQEIEFWIELARTEIKLQVTMILMTVDTNPSLQLIPPVVKLPQASVPFYTTPVSTPQANIVSPEQSATPATPANATAATPGGAEAGVDSETDAVLADVTDQTWGAIVAHRLSNSVSVTDLFPALISGYLIKRTGARVEDVPMAMEVNLIHTESFPRSYEPLLREMLSYFRGLATLSRARGMVPRETDVRPWHIAAAEKAARAMYLLM, from the exons ATGGACGCCGCCGAATATGATACCAATGTCTTCGTCGTG AACAACATCGCCTCGATTTCCTTTCGCGTGTATGAACCGTCGTCTGATCCGCCCCAGAGCTTTGGTCTGGCCGCCATCGAAATCGAGAACACACTGAGAGAGCAAGGCCACATCGTTTATTACGATGCGGCCAGGCGCGGTATCTGGCATTTCCGAATTGTTGGCAAAGAGGGAAGTGACGAAGTCAGTAGTCAGGAGCTAGACGCTTCACTTAGCTTACGTGGCTACTCACTTACAATTGGTGAGGAAGGTTCATTTGAACCAAGCAGCCTTCCGAAACCTCGACCACAGCAGCCACAAACGGGACATACgccaaccagctcaaccTCAAGCGCCTCAGCTTTGGACCAGACGCAGCGCCATGCTCCGACTTCTACATCATACTTGGGTCCACCTGGATCGCAAGAGCAGGACTCCAAAGGGTATACCTCGTCGGTAGTTGACTCAAAATCGGCACTAGGGGGCTCATTGTCTCCAAAAGCTTATGAGAGCTTCATCACCGCGACCCTCCTAGCAGTGCTATCTGCTTTCTGCAGTCGCACAGGTTCTATTCCTCTGAATTACCGGACTATATTACTTGCTCAGGATGCATTAGGAAATGATGGCTCTCACGACCTGGCTGCAGAGAAGGTCCCTACAATTGGGACTTTCAGAGCCTACTTGACAACCACCGGAGTTCTCGTGATCTGCATGGGTGTCTCAATTTGCCATGGCCTGTTATCCTATGGCGACATGTTGAATCAAGCTCCGAGTATACCAGGACAGCAAATTCTTGCCGCTCCATTCGGCGTAATTGCGAGTAATCAACTTCCAACTCCATTCGAGGGTGGTACGGCGAGCATGgcccaaacaccaaacacacaAGCACTGAGTCTTCGAGGAGCTCCAGACATTCATGATTCAGTCTGGAAACAGGCATGCTTGAAGTTCCTGCAGCTTCGTGGTATTGCCCAATCAAAATTGACGGACTGCTTCTGGATGAACTTGCTCATATCCAGACCGAAGCTCCAGGACGCAAAAAACGACAGCAAGAGATTACAGATGTCTAGTTCAACGGTCACAATCCCCTGGCCAGGACCGTTGTGCTTTCGAAAGAGGCCGGTGGAAGTGTCGTCTACAAGCCGAGTCGGAGCGACGATACTCCGAGGCCATGAAGAAAGCCATGACCCCCTAGGTAATGCACAGTCTTGGTTTAGCTCAACCTCTGAGCGAGAGGAGAAAATATCCAAGAGAAAAGCCGAGCGTGTAGCCACATCAAGTGAAGGTCTTAACCATGACTCGAGACCTTCAAGGCCAAACGGGCAATCTCCTCTCACGTTGAGAAGACCGAGCACGGCAGCAGCCGGCTCAATGTACCCGACACCACCTGATGCTTTGCAAAATGTGAATGGAGTAACACCCTCCCTGGATGGTACCTTGTCCAGCCCAGGAAATCCGCTGTCCGCCGTGGCCGTCCCACCAGAAGCGGACACCAATGGTTCGACAtcgatggcaatggcggAGTCTTTCGAACCTGGACAGGATTTTTCAGAGcccaaaaggcaaaggagtGACAGTAATCTTCTGGGCGAAGCCGAGCACATATTTGGGGATATGGGCGAGGATATgtttggcgacaatgacattaCTGAAGCCGACTTCAATTTTTTTGACGAGGAACCGGAGGATATTGATCTCGATGCTGCCATGGAGGAGATGAGCGATGCAGCAATGGGTGCGAATACCTCTACAGAGGTGCCTACagttgaggaggaaacaCCCAAAGCCGCTGAAGTTTTGAAACCACAAACAGAGATCGAGAAGGACCCTGCTGTATTTGCGAAACCCGAGCTGCGCCACGCGGTCAGCACGCAAAACGATCATTCAATATCCCGAGGAAGAGACCATCGGCCGGTGTCTATGAAGCGAGAGTCCAGTCCATTCGACCCGCAGACTGTCTTCAAACGAGTTCGCGCGTCATTGGCAGCGGCCGAACATGTCAGCGCAATCACGAAGGACACCAGCCGAATGACCAAAATATTTGAAAAGATGGATTTTGACCCGACACTTCCTATGATTAACAAGAAATATGAGCAAGGTGGTCAATTTGATTATGGCAGAGACATACCTACTGAGAGACCGAGACTTGAGACTGGCATGTTGCCGGAAACCGACTACTTGAAGCGCCATGGTAAACTAAACAGAGGATTGAAGGACCACAGGCTATATAGCGGTTCACTCGTAGGGCCGCTATCAGGTTTGGAGCCGCCGGCTTCTGGCCCGAGCCCCACGAAACTGGAACCGCAGATGTCGGAAGGGGAACAGAGCAGCGCAGAGTCTGATCCAGACGACTCAAGCTATACAACAGATGAACCAACATCTCCTTTGAAGTCAAGTGTCAAGCAGGCGCCTGTGGAGGACGATGCGATCTCGCAAGTGACGTCGTTGAAGGAACTAGATGTGGTTGAAGAACCGGATCATCAGTTGGCCACGGAGCTCCCGCGACTATCCAAACCCGACACGCCAGAGCTGCCACTTTCTATGTTGTTCTTAGACCCTGAACCTCTATCTCTCGAGCTCACTCTGAGTGATGAAGACTTGATCCAAGTCGCTCAAATATTGACAGAACAAGCTGCGACCGGCAATTTGGATTTATGTAATACTGGCCGCCACAGCAAATCCTGCTCTCtcgccagccaagccagaccaTCATTGCTAAACGATGCAAGAGCAGCACTTCAGCAACTCCGAGAGGCTGTTCCGAACTTTTTGCGCGGCGTCGAGCCTGTCCGTCTCAAAGGCTTTTTGGACATCCAGGATGTACTCCTGCAAGGCCAACCCAGAATGCAACCACGACCCATACCAGGGAGagatgcaaatgcagagaagatgCGTCCCAGCAACCTGTATCAAATCCCTGGACCTCATTTGGAGGTTCGTAGATCGGATGCGAAGCTTTCCGTTTTGCCTTCAGCTGTTACATTCTGGGAAAGCTTAGGATTGGCGCCGTCCTCGGGTAACAAGGATATAACCGCAGTATGTGTTTTCCCTGGATGGAAGGGGATGGTCGACAATGCGAAAACGTTCTTGGGTCGAATAAAGAGTGTGTACGAAGTTTTGAGACTCGGATCCGTGGAAAACATGGCCATTGCATCGGACATGGATGACGGTGTTGTCCCCTACGAAGTTGATCGAATTTCGACCTCTCCCGATGCAACTTTGACAGGACATGGGTCAGCCCTGGTCGGCAGCATGGAAACTCTGCGAGGTGCACTCTCGAATCTGACAGTCTCGGACACAAATATTGTCGTTTATTTTGTCTATTCCCCGAATAATCCTGGCACCATTGTTGAAGCATGTGCTGCATTTCAGCGGTTTTTTGATTCGTATCAAAAGGATCTGACTTTGAGAAAAGAACCTGCGACGAATGAACTCGTTTTACAACTTGTTTCTTCCGATTTGTTATCTTCACCTACATCTGTTGTGGTCACGTCCTCTCCCGACCTCGTGAAGCTCTGTATGGAGACTTATGACCGTTGCACCCTCTTTGGTGGCCCAATGCCAGCGCCGGCCATACGATTGGAGCAGCCTCTGCCTCGAATCATCGACTTCAGGCTGAATACACAACCATCCGTGTCACTGATCAGAGAGAACTCTTGCATTCACGTTGCTTATGCGCAGACCGTGGATGAGCGTTGGGTGACGGCTGCCTGGACAGACGATCGAGGGAATCAGCAAGCAACGGCTTCCTACTGTCTGGGACGAAAGGGCAGACCATTGTCTAGGTCGATGAATGAAGTGGCACACGAGATCTGGGAATCTACACTGGATCTAATATCGGCCTGGAAGGTGCATTGGCGAATTATCATCACGAAATGCGGGCCGATGGATCAACAAGAAATCGAATTTTGGATCGAGTTGGCTCGGACAGAAATCAAGCTACAAGTGACGATGATCCTGATGACGGTTGATACCAACCCGTCGTTACAGCTGATCCCACCTGTTGTCAAATTACCACAGGCGTCCGTGCCCTTTTACACCACACCGGTTTCGACGCCGCAAGCGAACATTGTGTCGCCAGAGCAGAGCGCGACTCCGGCGACGCCAGCAAATGCTACGGCTGCGACTCCTGGAGGAGCTGAAGCCGGCGTTGACTCTGAGACTGATGCAGTCCTTGCGGATGTCACGGATCAAACATGGGGAGCCATTGTTGCCCACCGATTGAGCAATTCCGTGAGTGTAACGGACTTGTTTCCAGCATTGATCAGTGGCTACCTGATCAAACGGACGGGCGCCCGAGTTGAAGATGTTCCGATGGCAATGGAAGTCAATCTCATACATACAGAATCCTTCCCGAGGTCTTACGAGCCTCTGTTGAGGGAAATGCTTAGCTACTTTAGAGGACTCGCTACTCTATCAAGGGCTAGGGGAATGGTACCACGGGAAACGGATGTTCGTCCTTGGCATATTGCCGCAGCCGAAAAGGCAGCCCGGGCGATGTATTTGCTCATGTGA
- a CDS encoding lipase 2 (similar to Metarhizium robertsii ARSEF 23 XP_007826372.1), with protein MLLITNLLLTLTLSLTTASPISQPIPPTSDPFYTIPPNIEHLPPGTILRHRQPPSPISAFRILPVNLKSTHQILYKTTNTFNNSTATVLTILIPHNADSSKILSYQVAEDASFANCAPSYAFQLASATSGPFGTLITQAELLLVEAALEQGWVVIVPDHEGPQGAFLANKLAGHAVLDGIRAALQSGGFTGIQPSASVALWGYSGGSVASSFAAELHAQYAPELNIVGAAIGGTVPVIANALTTINGGFGAGLIPPGILGLSYEYPQIRALITKHILPQYKESFFKAEKQCFVADALQFPFADVFKMVDDASIFTSEPAASILRENSLGANVPRAPMYVYKSIPDETSPVKDTDDIMEYYCSKGTSVYYSRDTVSEHGSLAVTGAPGALAWLRDMLGGKKQSGCVTRTVVSTLLDPRTLEIVPKVIVDALLDLLGKPVGPDFFG; from the coding sequence ATGctcctcatcaccaacctccttCTAACCCTCACGCTCTCTCTCACCACCGCATCACCCATCTCTCAACCCATCCCACCAACCTCAGACCCCTTCTACACCATCCCCCCCAACATCGAACATCTCCCCCCAGGCACCATCCTacgccatcgccaacccCCCTCTCCCATATCCGCCTTCCGCATCCTCCCCGTAAACCTCAAATCCACCCACCAAATCCTCtacaaaacaacaaacacatTCAACAACTCCACCGCCACCGTCCTCACCATCCTTATCCCCCACAACGCCGACTCCTCCAAGATCCTCTCCTACCAAGTCGCTGAAGATGCGTCCTTTGCAAACTGCGCACCCTCATACGCATTCCAACTTGCATCAGCTACCTCCGGCCCCTTCGGCACTCTCATCACCCAAGCTGAGCTGCTGCTCGTGGAAGCGGCCCTCGAACAAGGCTGGGTTGTCATCGTGCCGGACCACGAAGGACCGCAGGGAGCTTTCCTAGCGAATAAATTGGCTGGGCATGCTGTGCTCGATGGAATTCGTGCTGCTCTTCAGTCTGGTGGCTTTACAGGCATACAGCCTTCTGCAAGTGTAGCACTATGGGGGTACTCGGGTGGTAGTGTGGCCTCTTCCTTTGCGGCGGAACTACACGCCCAGTATGCCCCGGAGCTGAATATCGTGGGTGCTGCCATCGGTGGAACAGTGCCGGTGATAGCTAATGCTCTTACTACCATCAATGGTGGCTTTGGAGCCGGTCTCATACCACCTGGTATCTTGGGCCTCAGCTACGAGTACCCCCAAATCCGGGCCCTCATCACAAAGCACATCCTGCCTCAGTATAAGGAATCCTTCTTCAAAGCCGAGAAGCAGTGCTTCGTTGCGGATGCCCTGCAGTTTCCGTTTGCGGATGTCTTTAAAATGGTGGATGATGCGTCGATATTCACTTCCGAACCCGCGGCTTCTATACTCAGGGAGAATTCTCTGGGTGCGAATGTTCCCCGTGCGCCGATGTATGTGTACAAGTCTATACCGGATGAAACGAGCCCGGTTAAGGATACGGATGATATCATGGAGTATTACTGTTCCAAGGGGACGTCGGTTTATTATAGTAGGGATACTGTCTCTGAGCATGGGAGTCTGGCTGTGACGGGGGCGCCTGGTGCGTTGGCTTGGTTGAGGGACATGCTTGgtgggaagaagcagagcgGGTGTGTGACGAGGACTGTTGTTTCGACGTTGCTGGATCCGAGGACGCTGGAGATTGTGCCCAAGGTTATAGTTGATGCGttgttggacttgttggGGAAGCCTGTTGGACCTGATTTCTTTGGCTGA